One part of the Arabidopsis thaliana chromosome 4, partial sequence genome encodes these proteins:
- the PKR2 gene encoding chromatin remodeling factor (PICKLE RELATED 2 (PKR2); FUNCTIONS IN: in 6 functions; INVOLVED IN: chromatin assembly or disassembly; LOCATED IN: chromatin, nucleus; CONTAINS InterPro DOMAIN/s: Protein of unknown function DUF1087 (InterPro:IPR009463), DEAD-like helicase, N-terminal (InterPro:IPR014001), Protein of unknown function DUF1086 (InterPro:IPR009462), DNA/RNA helicase, C-terminal (InterPro:IPR001650), Helicase, superfamily 1/2, ATP-binding domain (InterPro:IPR014021), Chromo domain (InterPro:IPR000953), SNF2-related (InterPro:IPR000330); BEST Arabidopsis thaliana protein match is: chromatin remodeling factor CHD3 (PICKLE) (TAIR:AT2G25170.1).): protein MANLLQRLRRRTGPKPDYIEDKLDEYIREEQVEETGGSNQDCPLGEIEKILDPICDIVLYLIKHVDYYVFVASLVWFNAAMDVFIAENGAHEFIAIRPEWKTVDRIIACREGDDGEEYLVKYKELSYRNSYWESESDISDFQNEIQRFKDINSSSRRDKYVENERNREEFKQFDLTPEFLTGTLHTYQLEGLNFLRYSWSKKTNVILADEMGLGKTIQSIAFLASLFEENLSPHLVVAPLSTIRNWEREFATWAPHMNVVMYTGDSEARDVIWEHEFYFSEGRKSKFDVLLTTYEMVHPGISVLSPIKWTCMIIDEGHRLKNQKSKLYSSLSQFTSKHIVLLTGTPLQNNLNELFALMHFLDADKFGSLEKFQDINKEEQISRLHQMLAPHLLRRLKKDVLKDKVPPKKELILRVDMSSQQKEVYKAVITNNYQVLTKKRDAKISNVLMKLRQVCSHPYLLPDFEPRFEDANEAFTKLLEASGKLQLLDKMMVKLKEQGHRVLIYTQFQHTLYLLEDYFTFKNWNYERIDGKISGPERQVRIDRFNAENSNRFCFLLSTRAGGIGINLATADTVIIYDSDWNPHADLQAMARVHRLGQTNKVMIYRLIHKGTVEERMMEITKNKMLLEHLVVGKQHLCQDELDDIIKYGSKELFSEENDEAGRSGKIHYDDAAIEQLLDRNHVDAVEVSLDDEEETDFLKNFKVASFEYVDDENEAAALEEAQAIENNSSVRNADRTSHWKDLLKDKYEVQQAEELSALGKRKRNGKQVMYAEDDLDGLEEISDEEDEYCLDDLKVTSDEEEEADEPEAARQRKPRTVTRPYRKRARDNSEEIPLMEGEGRYLMVLGFNETERDIFLRTFKRYGAGNFDWKEFVNPLYMKTYDEINKYGILFLKHIAENPTDNSTNFKVITAMVYADGVPKEGISSDELLVSMTFMMLVKEKCQFLDNHPTAPVFSNYVISKYNLRNGAFSKEEHDRILIPAVSKHGYGRWVAIVEDEEIGFQEVACKDLNIPFPPDTKSARKRICDHVGKRVKKMEDAIKYEYAEKILAEQAKAETKGTSFVDAEKEMLKNDPITSKKNSATAVDNKQGRVEMAQSYDQSVNEKSGESFQTYLDIQPLNRMPRESFKPLEPINEEISTRLSVGTDHDVEMDAADNIIVLD from the exons ATGGCTAATCTGTTGCAAAGGCTTCGTAGACGAACCGGGCCAAAGCCAGATTATATTGAAGACAAGTTGGATGAATACATTCGTGAAGAACAAGTTGAAGAAACAGGCGGAAGTAACCAG GATTGTCCTCTTGGCGAGATTGAAAAGATTTTGGACC CAATATGCGATATCGTGTTGTATTTAATTAAACATGTcgattattatgtttttgttgcttCTCTTGTCTG GTTTAACGCTGCTATGGACGTATTCATCGCTGAGAACGGAGCTCATGAGTTTATCGCCATTCGTCCTGAATGGAAAACTGTTGACCGGATTATTGCTTGCCG GGAAGGAGATGATGGGGAGGAGTATCTGGTGAAGTACAAAGAACTTTCTTACAGAAATAGTTACTGGGAATCTGAATCTGACATCTCAGATTTCCAGAATGAAATCCAAAGGTTTAAGGATATAAACTCTAGCTCTCGTAGAGATAAATATGTCGAAAATGAGAGAAATCGAGAGGAATTCAAACAGTTTGATCTTACTCCTGAATTTCTTACAG gCACATTGCATACATACCAGCTCGAAGGGCTGAATTTCCTAAGGTATTCATGGTCCAAGAAAACCAATGTAATCCTTGCGGATGAAATGGGACTAG GCAAAACTATTCAGAGCATTGCCTTCTTGGCCTCTTTGTTCGAGGAAAACTTATCTCCTCATCTAGTTGTTGCTCCTCTCTCAACCATCCGTAACTGGGAGAGGGAATTTGCCACCTGGGCACCACATATGAATGTG GTTATGTACACTGGGGATTCGGAAGCACGTGATGTTATATGGGAACATGAGTTCTACTTCTCTGAAGGGCGTAAAAGTAAGTTTGATGTCTTGCTCACGACGTATGAGATGGTTCACCCAGGGATATCAGTTCTGAGTCCAATCAAGTGGACGTGCATG ATTATTGATGAAGGCCATCGGTTGAAAAATCAGAAGTCAAAGCTGTACTCTTCATTGAGTCAGTTTACAAGTAAGCATATCGTTCTGTTGACCGGAACACCACTTCAG AACAACTTGAATGAACTTTTCGCTCTGATGCATTTTCTTGATGCGGACAAG TTTGGGAGTTTGGAGAAGTTTCAAGATATAAATAAAGAGGAGCAGATTTCAAGACTCCACCAAATGTTGGCTCCGCATCTGCTCAGAA GGTTAAAGAAAGACGTGCTCAAGGATAAGGTGCCCCCAAAGAAGGAGCTCATTTTGCGTGTTGATATGAGCAGCCAGCAAAAAGAAGTGTACAAAGCTGTTATTACCAATAATTATCAAGTCTTGACAAAGAAACGAGATGCTAAA ATATCTAACGTGCTAATGAAATTACGCCAAGTTTGCTCTCATCCGTATCTGTTACCAGACTTTGAGCCAAGATTTGAAGACGCAAATGAAGCTTTTAC AAAACTATTGGAAGCTTCCGGAAAGTTGCAACTGTTAGACAAAATGATGGTCAAACTCAAAGAGCAGGGGCACAGAGTGCTAATCTATACCCAATTCCAACACACCCTTTACCTTTTGGAAGACTACTTCACTTTCAAG aATTGGAATTATGAACGGATTGATGGAAAGATCAGTGGACCTGAGAGGCAAGTAAGAATAGATCGGTTTAATGCAGAAAACTCGAACCGGTTCTGTTTTTTGCTCAGTACAAGAGCTGGTGGAATAGGGATAAACCTTGCAACAGCTGATACAGTCATCATTTATGACAG TGATTGGAATCCTCATGCTGATCTCCAGGCTATGGCTAGAGTTCATCGGCTTGGCCAAACAAATAAG gTAATGATCTACAGACTGATTCACAAAGGTACTGTAGAAGAACGGATGATGGAGATAACCAAGAACAAGATGCTTCTAGAGCATCTCGTCGTGGGAAAACAACATCTTTgtcag GACGAGTTAGATGACATCATCAAATATGGTTCCAAGGAACTTTTCTCTGAAGAGAATGATGAAGCAGGGAGGTCTGGAAAAATCCATTACGATGATGCTGCTATCGAACA GTTGCTAGATCGTAATCATGTAGATGCTGTGGAGGTCTCACTGGATGATGAGGAGGAAActgattttttaaagaatttcaag GTGGCTAGTTTTGAGTATGtagatgatgaaaatgagGCTGCAGCATTAGAGGAGGCACAAGCTATAGAAAACAATTCTTCAGTAAGAAATGCTGATAGAACAAGTCACTGGAAAGATTTGCTGAAAGACAAATATGAAGTGCAACAAGCTGAGGAGCTCAGTGCTCTtggaaagaggaagagaaacgGCAAGCAG GTGATGTATGCTGAAGATGATCTTGATGGTTTAGAAGAAATCTCTGATGAGGAGGACGAATATTGTCttgatgatttaaaagtgacctctgatgaggaggaggaagcaGATGAACCCGAAGCAGCTCGACAGAGAAAGCCGAGGACGGTTACAAGGCCTTACAGAAAAAGGGCTCGCG ATAATTCGGAGGAAATACCTTTGATGGAAGGCGAAGGGAGATATCTCATGGTGCTGGGATTTAACGAGACTGAGAGGGATATATTTTTACGTACGTTTAAGAG GTATGGAGCTGGAAACTTTGATTGGAAGGAGTTTGTTAATCCCTTATACATGAAGACCTATGACGAGATAAATAA GTATGGAATCTTATTTTTGAAACACATTGCCGAAAACCCTACCGATAATTCTACAAATTTTAAAG tTATTACGGCAATGGTCTATGCAGATGGAGTTCCCAAAGAAGGGATAAGCAGTGACGAGCTACTAGTGAGCATGACTTTTATGATGCTAGTAAAGGAGAAG TGTCAATTTTTGGACAACCATCCGACAGCACCTGTTTTCTCTAACTACGTCATCAGTAAGTACAATTTGAGAAATGGAGCATTTTCTAAGGAAGAACATGATAGGATACTGATTCCTGCTGTTTCCAA GCATGGCTATGGTAGATGGGTGGCCATCGTTGAAGACGAAGAGATAGGGTTCCAAGAGGTTGCCTGCAAAGACCTGAATATCCCTTTCCCTCCTGATACTAAATCTGCTCGTAAAAGAATTTGTGACCATGTGGGAAAACGGGTTAAGAAGATGGAGGATGCCATAAAGTATGAGTACGCA GAAAAGATACTTGCTGAACAAGCAAAAGCTGAAACAAAGGGAACAAGCTTTGTTGATGCAGAAAAAGAAATGCTTAAGAATGATCCCATCA cttcaaaaaaaaattctgcaACTGCCGTTGACAACAAGCAAGGCAGAGTTGAAATGGCTCAATCATACGATCAG AGTGTTAATGAGAAGTCAGGTGAGTCATTCCAGACATATTTAGATATTCAACCGCTGAATCGAATGCCGAGGGAGAGCTTTAAGCCTCTGGAACCTATCAATGAGGAAATAAGCACTAGGCTAAGCGTTGGGACAGATCATGATGTAGAGATGGATGCAGCGGATAACATCATTGTGCTGGATTGA
- the PKR2 gene encoding chromatin remodeling factor, with the protein MANLLQRLRRRTGPKPDYIEDKLDEYIREEQVEETGGSNQDCPLGEIEKILDREWRPTASNNPNSSDNGTPTLVVVKQYLVKWKGLSYLHCSWVPEQEFEKAYKSHPHLKLKLRVTRFNAAMDVFIAENGAHEFIAIRPEWKTVDRIIACREGDDGEEYLVKYKELSYRNSYWESESDISDFQNEIQRFKDINSSSRRDKYVENERNREEFKQFDLTPEFLTGTLHTYQLEGLNFLRYSWSKKTNVILADEMGLGKTIQSIAFLASLFEENLSPHLVVAPLSTIRNWEREFATWAPHMNVVMYTGDSEARDVIWEHEFYFSEGRKSKFDVLLTTYEMVHPGISVLSPIKWTCMIIDEGHRLKNQKSKLYSSLSQFTSKHIVLLTGTPLQNNLNELFALMHFLDADKFGSLEKFQDINKEEQISRLHQMLAPHLLRRLKKDVLKDKVPPKKELILRVDMSSQQKEVYKAVITNNYQVLTKKRDAKISNVLMKLRQVCSHPYLLPDFEPRFEDANEAFTKLLEASGKLQLLDKMMVKLKEQGHRVLIYTQFQHTLYLLEDYFTFKNWNYERIDGKISGPERQVRIDRFNAENSNRFCFLLSTRAGGIGINLATADTVIIYDSDWNPHADLQAMARVHRLGQTNKVMIYRLIHKGTVEERMMEITKNKMLLEHLVVGKQHLCQDELDDIIKYGSKELFSEENDEAGRSGKIHYDDAAIEQLLDRNHVDAVEVSLDDEEETDFLKNFKVASFEYVDDENEAAALEEAQAIENNSSVRNADRTSHWKDLLKDKYEVQQAEELSALGKRKRNGKQVMYAEDDLDGLEEISDEEDEYCLDDLKVTSDEEEEADEPEAARQRKPRTVTRPYRKRARDNSEEIPLMEGEGRYLMVLGFNETERDIFLRTFKRYGAGNFDWKEFVNPLYMKTYDEINKYGILFLKHIAENPTDNSTNFKDGVPKEGISSDELLVSMTFMMLVKEKCQFLDNHPTAPVFSNYVISKYNLRNGAFSKEEHDRILIPAVSKHGYGRWVAIVEDEEIGFQEVACKDLNIPFPPDTKSARKRICDHVGKRVKKMEDAIKYEYAEKILAEQAKAETKGTSFVDAEKEMLKNDPITSKKNSATAVDNKQGRVEMAQSYDQSVNEKSGESFQTYLDIQPLNRMPRESFKPLEPINEEISTRLSVGTDHDVEMDAADNIIVLD; encoded by the exons ATGGCTAATCTGTTGCAAAGGCTTCGTAGACGAACCGGGCCAAAGCCAGATTATATTGAAGACAAGTTGGATGAATACATTCGTGAAGAACAAGTTGAAGAAACAGGCGGAAGTAACCAG GATTGTCCTCTTGGCGAGATTGAAAAGATTTTGGACCGTGAATGGCGTCCTACTGCATCTAACAATCCGAATTCTTCTGACAACGGGACACCAACCCTAGTTGTCGTGAAACAATATCTTGTGAAGTGGAAGGGGTTATCGTACTTGCACTGCTCTTG GGTGCCCGAGCAGGAGTTCGAGAAGGCTTACAAGTCCCATCCtcatttaaaactaaaattaaggGTGACCAGGTTTAACGCTGCTATGGACGTATTCATCGCTGAGAACGGAGCTCATGAGTTTATCGCCATTCGTCCTGAATGGAAAACTGTTGACCGGATTATTGCTTGCCG GGAAGGAGATGATGGGGAGGAGTATCTGGTGAAGTACAAAGAACTTTCTTACAGAAATAGTTACTGGGAATCTGAATCTGACATCTCAGATTTCCAGAATGAAATCCAAAGGTTTAAGGATATAAACTCTAGCTCTCGTAGAGATAAATATGTCGAAAATGAGAGAAATCGAGAGGAATTCAAACAGTTTGATCTTACTCCTGAATTTCTTACAG gCACATTGCATACATACCAGCTCGAAGGGCTGAATTTCCTAAGGTATTCATGGTCCAAGAAAACCAATGTAATCCTTGCGGATGAAATGGGACTAG GCAAAACTATTCAGAGCATTGCCTTCTTGGCCTCTTTGTTCGAGGAAAACTTATCTCCTCATCTAGTTGTTGCTCCTCTCTCAACCATCCGTAACTGGGAGAGGGAATTTGCCACCTGGGCACCACATATGAATGTG GTTATGTACACTGGGGATTCGGAAGCACGTGATGTTATATGGGAACATGAGTTCTACTTCTCTGAAGGGCGTAAAAGTAAGTTTGATGTCTTGCTCACGACGTATGAGATGGTTCACCCAGGGATATCAGTTCTGAGTCCAATCAAGTGGACGTGCATG ATTATTGATGAAGGCCATCGGTTGAAAAATCAGAAGTCAAAGCTGTACTCTTCATTGAGTCAGTTTACAAGTAAGCATATCGTTCTGTTGACCGGAACACCACTTCAG AACAACTTGAATGAACTTTTCGCTCTGATGCATTTTCTTGATGCGGACAAG TTTGGGAGTTTGGAGAAGTTTCAAGATATAAATAAAGAGGAGCAGATTTCAAGACTCCACCAAATGTTGGCTCCGCATCTGCTCAGAA GGTTAAAGAAAGACGTGCTCAAGGATAAGGTGCCCCCAAAGAAGGAGCTCATTTTGCGTGTTGATATGAGCAGCCAGCAAAAAGAAGTGTACAAAGCTGTTATTACCAATAATTATCAAGTCTTGACAAAGAAACGAGATGCTAAA ATATCTAACGTGCTAATGAAATTACGCCAAGTTTGCTCTCATCCGTATCTGTTACCAGACTTTGAGCCAAGATTTGAAGACGCAAATGAAGCTTTTAC AAAACTATTGGAAGCTTCCGGAAAGTTGCAACTGTTAGACAAAATGATGGTCAAACTCAAAGAGCAGGGGCACAGAGTGCTAATCTATACCCAATTCCAACACACCCTTTACCTTTTGGAAGACTACTTCACTTTCAAG aATTGGAATTATGAACGGATTGATGGAAAGATCAGTGGACCTGAGAGGCAAGTAAGAATAGATCGGTTTAATGCAGAAAACTCGAACCGGTTCTGTTTTTTGCTCAGTACAAGAGCTGGTGGAATAGGGATAAACCTTGCAACAGCTGATACAGTCATCATTTATGACAG TGATTGGAATCCTCATGCTGATCTCCAGGCTATGGCTAGAGTTCATCGGCTTGGCCAAACAAATAAG gTAATGATCTACAGACTGATTCACAAAGGTACTGTAGAAGAACGGATGATGGAGATAACCAAGAACAAGATGCTTCTAGAGCATCTCGTCGTGGGAAAACAACATCTTTgtcag GACGAGTTAGATGACATCATCAAATATGGTTCCAAGGAACTTTTCTCTGAAGAGAATGATGAAGCAGGGAGGTCTGGAAAAATCCATTACGATGATGCTGCTATCGAACA GTTGCTAGATCGTAATCATGTAGATGCTGTGGAGGTCTCACTGGATGATGAGGAGGAAActgattttttaaagaatttcaag GTGGCTAGTTTTGAGTATGtagatgatgaaaatgagGCTGCAGCATTAGAGGAGGCACAAGCTATAGAAAACAATTCTTCAGTAAGAAATGCTGATAGAACAAGTCACTGGAAAGATTTGCTGAAAGACAAATATGAAGTGCAACAAGCTGAGGAGCTCAGTGCTCTtggaaagaggaagagaaacgGCAAGCAG GTGATGTATGCTGAAGATGATCTTGATGGTTTAGAAGAAATCTCTGATGAGGAGGACGAATATTGTCttgatgatttaaaagtgacctctgatgaggaggaggaagcaGATGAACCCGAAGCAGCTCGACAGAGAAAGCCGAGGACGGTTACAAGGCCTTACAGAAAAAGGGCTCGCG ATAATTCGGAGGAAATACCTTTGATGGAAGGCGAAGGGAGATATCTCATGGTGCTGGGATTTAACGAGACTGAGAGGGATATATTTTTACGTACGTTTAAGAG GTATGGAGCTGGAAACTTTGATTGGAAGGAGTTTGTTAATCCCTTATACATGAAGACCTATGACGAGATAAATAA GTATGGAATCTTATTTTTGAAACACATTGCCGAAAACCCTACCGATAATTCTACAAATTTTAAAG ATGGAGTTCCCAAAGAAGGGATAAGCAGTGACGAGCTACTAGTGAGCATGACTTTTATGATGCTAGTAAAGGAGAAG TGTCAATTTTTGGACAACCATCCGACAGCACCTGTTTTCTCTAACTACGTCATCAGTAAGTACAATTTGAGAAATGGAGCATTTTCTAAGGAAGAACATGATAGGATACTGATTCCTGCTGTTTCCAA GCATGGCTATGGTAGATGGGTGGCCATCGTTGAAGACGAAGAGATAGGGTTCCAAGAGGTTGCCTGCAAAGACCTGAATATCCCTTTCCCTCCTGATACTAAATCTGCTCGTAAAAGAATTTGTGACCATGTGGGAAAACGGGTTAAGAAGATGGAGGATGCCATAAAGTATGAGTACGCA GAAAAGATACTTGCTGAACAAGCAAAAGCTGAAACAAAGGGAACAAGCTTTGTTGATGCAGAAAAAGAAATGCTTAAGAATGATCCCATCA cttcaaaaaaaaattctgcaACTGCCGTTGACAACAAGCAAGGCAGAGTTGAAATGGCTCAATCATACGATCAG AGTGTTAATGAGAAGTCAGGTGAGTCATTCCAGACATATTTAGATATTCAACCGCTGAATCGAATGCCGAGGGAGAGCTTTAAGCCTCTGGAACCTATCAATGAGGAAATAAGCACTAGGCTAAGCGTTGGGACAGATCATGATGTAGAGATGGATGCAGCGGATAACATCATTGTGCTGGATTGA